The Candidatus Phaeomarinobacter ectocarpi genome includes a region encoding these proteins:
- the fliQ gene encoding flagellar biosynthesis protein FliQ has protein sequence MTGPEVLDIGREGIWLLLQLAGPLMLVGLVVGLAIALVQALTQVQEMTLVFVPKIISIFLAMIVALPFMASVLAAYMSRISGLIIGG, from the coding sequence CTGACAGGACCTGAGGTTCTGGATATCGGACGCGAAGGCATCTGGCTGCTGTTGCAGCTGGCCGGTCCGCTTATGCTTGTAGGTCTTGTTGTCGGTCTGGCGATTGCGCTGGTTCAGGCGCTGACGCAGGTGCAGGAAATGACCCTGGTGTTTGTGCCGAAGATCATTTCGATTTTTCTGGCGATGATTGTTGCCCTGCCATTCATGGCATCCGTGCTTGCCGCCTATATGAGCCGCATCAGCGGCCTGATCATTGGCGGCTAG
- the fliE gene encoding flagellar hook-basal body complex protein FliE, with product MSINVANAAGAYTDAIKRMAQSSTGEAGGLADGGKNPVASFGDVLSQQMKGIESTSRASEAAATQAAAGQGNLVDLVTQVAEAEVMLQTAVTVRDRVISAYQEIMRMPI from the coding sequence ATGAGTATTAATGTAGCCAATGCCGCCGGCGCCTATACAGACGCCATCAAACGCATGGCCCAGTCTTCCACTGGTGAGGCCGGTGGCCTTGCTGATGGCGGCAAGAACCCCGTTGCCTCTTTCGGTGATGTGCTGTCGCAGCAGATGAAGGGCATCGAGTCCACGTCTCGGGCCAGTGAAGCTGCCGCCACACAGGCAGCTGCGGGTCAGGGCAACCTTGTGGACCTCGTGACGCAGGTCGCGGAAGCCGAAGTCATGCTGCAGACAGCCGTTACTGTGCGCGACCGCGTGATCTCGGCGTATCAGGAAATCATGCGGATGCCGATCTAG
- the flgC gene encoding flagellar basal body rod protein FlgC, with product MDLMKSMLIAASGLKTQGGRMRVIAENMANAGSTAKTPEGDPYRRKIPTFTTELDRANGVERVKMGKIERSNSAFGERYEPGHPAANDKGYVKTSNVNTMIESIDMGQAQRGYEANLNVINTSRRMLNATIELLRR from the coding sequence ATGGATCTCATGAAATCAATGCTGATCGCCGCATCCGGCCTGAAGACGCAGGGCGGGCGCATGCGGGTGATCGCAGAAAACATGGCCAATGCAGGGTCCACGGCAAAGACGCCGGAGGGCGACCCCTATCGCCGGAAAATCCCGACCTTCACCACCGAGCTTGACCGTGCCAACGGCGTGGAGCGGGTGAAGATGGGCAAGATCGAACGCAGCAACAGTGCGTTTGGCGAGCGCTATGAGCCGGGCCACCCAGCAGCCAATGACAAGGGGTACGTGAAGACCTCCAACGTCAACACCATGATCGAGAGCATTGATATGGGCCAGGCCCAGCGCGGCTATGAAGCCAATCTCAATGTCATCAACACATCGCGCCGCATGCTGAATGCGACGATTGAACTGCTGCGCCGCTAA
- the flgB gene encoding flagellar basal body rod protein FlgB yields the protein MAFSDIPLFGMLRERMHWVQARQGVLSQNVANAHTPGFTAQDIKEPDFRNVLKSTTSGTLHMTSTRAGHMSGSTTSTSARGDFSTRNAPDSETSSNGNSVVLEEQMMKVAENQMDYQTATTLYSKGLGMLRMAVTGRPS from the coding sequence ATGGCTTTCTCAGATATTCCTCTTTTCGGCATGCTGCGCGAGCGGATGCACTGGGTGCAGGCGCGTCAGGGTGTGCTGTCGCAGAACGTTGCCAATGCTCACACGCCTGGCTTTACCGCACAGGACATCAAGGAGCCTGACTTCAGAAATGTGCTCAAGAGCACGACGTCAGGCACACTTCACATGACATCGACGCGGGCGGGGCACATGTCCGGCTCCACGACGTCGACCAGCGCACGGGGTGATTTTTCAACCCGCAATGCGCCGGACAGCGAAACATCATCCAACGGCAATTCCGTGGTGCTTGAAGAGCAGATGATGAAGGTCGCTGAAAACCAGATGGATTATCAGACCGCCACCACGCTCTACAGCAAGGGTCTTGGCATGTTGCGCATGGCTGTAACGGGCCGCCCGTCATAG
- a CDS encoding FliO/MopB family protein: MEYADYMRFFFALMFVVGLIGGVALLAKRFGLAPGTATGGRASKKRLEIVESLNLDTKRRMVIIRRDDREHLVLLGVDSETLVETSFDRPAQLPVEVAHAETLPTQTTPTTSSKPSEDDDIFARLRKVAELMNEKRALALRTGRASSTAEPTTSARHDALRKVAGDRG, from the coding sequence ATGGAATATGCCGATTACATGCGCTTCTTCTTCGCCCTCATGTTTGTGGTGGGGCTGATTGGCGGCGTTGCCCTTCTCGCCAAACGCTTTGGCCTGGCGCCGGGAACAGCGACAGGCGGTCGCGCCAGCAAGAAGCGTCTTGAGATTGTCGAGAGCCTCAACCTCGACACCAAGCGCCGCATGGTCATCATCCGCCGGGACGATCGCGAACACCTGGTTCTCCTGGGCGTCGACAGTGAAACCCTTGTCGAGACATCGTTTGACCGCCCCGCGCAGCTTCCCGTCGAGGTAGCACACGCTGAAACACTGCCCACGCAAACAACGCCCACGACATCAAGCAAGCCGAGTGAAGATGACGATATCTTCGCCCGCCTTCGCAAAGTCGCTGAATTGATGAATGAGAAACGCGCCCTGGCCCTGCGCACCGGGCGCGCCTCATCAACGGCCGAGCCAACCACTTCGGCCCGTCACGACGCCCTTCGCAAAGTTGCAGGAGACCGCGGGTGA
- the fliP gene encoding flagellar type III secretion system pore protein FliP (The bacterial flagellar biogenesis protein FliP forms a type III secretion system (T3SS)-type pore required for flagellar assembly.), whose translation MTSRFTKLAPALVAGLTATAMLVLPAHAQEISLALPEEGALTSRIVQLVLLVAVLSLAPSILIMVTSFVRIAVVLSLLRTAMGVQQAPPNSVLISLALFLTAFVMAPVLQDSYRDGVAPYLADEISTEEAWDLSSGPFKDFMLSQVREEDLKLFIDLSDTAVPETPQATPIHVLIPAFMISELRRAFEIGFLLFIPFIVIDLVVASVLMSMGMMMLPPIMISLPFKLIFFVLVDGWRLVAGSLVQSFGA comes from the coding sequence CTGACCTCCCGTTTCACAAAACTGGCACCAGCCCTGGTCGCAGGCCTTACCGCAACAGCAATGCTGGTGCTGCCGGCCCACGCGCAGGAAATCAGCCTCGCGCTGCCTGAAGAAGGCGCGCTTACGTCACGCATCGTGCAGCTGGTTCTGCTGGTTGCAGTCCTGAGCCTTGCACCTTCCATTCTCATCATGGTGACGAGCTTCGTGCGCATCGCCGTTGTGCTGTCCTTGCTGCGGACGGCGATGGGTGTTCAGCAGGCGCCGCCGAATTCGGTTCTCATCAGTCTTGCCCTCTTCCTGACCGCCTTCGTCATGGCGCCTGTGCTGCAGGACAGCTACCGGGACGGCGTTGCACCCTATCTGGCCGATGAAATCAGCACCGAAGAAGCCTGGGACCTGTCTTCAGGACCCTTCAAAGACTTCATGCTCAGCCAGGTCCGCGAGGAAGACCTCAAGCTCTTTATTGATCTGTCGGATACAGCCGTCCCTGAGACACCTCAGGCCACACCAATCCATGTACTGATCCCGGCCTTCATGATCTCCGAGCTGCGCCGCGCCTTTGAAATCGGCTTTCTGCTCTTCATCCCGTTTATCGTGATTGACCTTGTGGTCGCCTCAGTCCTCATGTCCATGGGCATGATGATGCTACCACCGATCATGATCTCCCTGCCCTTCAAGCTCATCTTCTTCGTGTTGGTAGATGGCTGGCGGCTGGTGGCGGGGTCGCTGGTGCAAAGTTTCGGCGCCTAG
- a CDS encoding flagellar motor protein MotB: protein MSDLALAAEAPIELEAVPVVDAPAPVTSLPRRRAVLPFVAARFDGAPRWLVIFADLVALLIAFFVLILSMSAFEPDAIARLNGEPAGAAGAMSDRAPERGTGVALAPTVSAEAGAGARYLGSVLMQQVSAVAGSKQGRLDARAGGVVLVVPAALIAGAREGSDIYTTLQRISAAAPGRVTVFAASALGDSRSLMESVSALRLAPTGVETGFAGWLAPGEVAISIRDPRTGKSAGGAS, encoded by the coding sequence ATGAGTGATCTGGCTCTTGCTGCTGAAGCGCCGATCGAATTGGAAGCCGTGCCCGTCGTGGACGCGCCTGCTCCTGTGACATCCCTGCCGCGCCGGCGGGCAGTGCTGCCCTTCGTGGCAGCGCGATTTGATGGCGCGCCGCGGTGGCTGGTGATTTTTGCAGATCTAGTGGCGCTGCTGATTGCGTTCTTTGTCTTGATCCTGTCCATGTCAGCGTTTGAGCCTGATGCCATTGCGCGCCTTAATGGCGAACCGGCGGGTGCTGCCGGTGCGATGTCTGATCGGGCGCCCGAGCGTGGAACAGGTGTTGCGCTTGCGCCGACGGTTTCTGCTGAAGCAGGCGCGGGCGCCCGGTATCTGGGCAGTGTGCTGATGCAGCAGGTAAGTGCGGTTGCCGGGTCCAAACAGGGCCGCTTGGATGCGCGCGCCGGTGGCGTGGTGCTGGTTGTTCCCGCAGCGTTGATTGCCGGAGCACGTGAAGGATCAGACATCTACACGACGCTGCAGCGTATCTCTGCAGCCGCGCCGGGGCGCGTTACGGTCTTTGCCGCGTCGGCACTTGGTGACAGCCGCAGTCTCATGGAATCCGTTTCCGCCCTGCGCCTTGCGCCAACGGGTGTTGAGACAGGGTTTGCAGGCTGGCTCGCGCCGGGTGAAGTCGCCATTTCCATTCGTGATCCGCGTACCGGCAAATCAGCAGGAGGCGCATCATGA
- a CDS encoding MotE family protein: protein MSTQSTDRMRLLPAVMIGAALLLTLKVTALVTGSSPLVPAVEAASSEPEDETTEAIEETVAEEDENGRPAVNLAARPGPVSRQSDDVLEALAQRRKALDARENEVAMREKLLAAAETRIDDKIVELKELKAKIDEVFKTEESKGDAKFKSLVKVYENMKPKDAAAVFEQLDMTVLLELLDRMNERKLAAILAAMDPARAQAVTVELATENEDRLSAVPMPSAPAPLGLEELEPILPGNAG, encoded by the coding sequence ATGAGCACTCAGTCTACTGACCGTATGCGCCTTCTCCCCGCCGTCATGATTGGCGCGGCATTGCTGTTGACCCTCAAGGTGACAGCACTGGTGACAGGCTCATCGCCACTTGTGCCTGCCGTGGAGGCGGCATCCTCAGAACCTGAAGACGAAACCACCGAAGCTATTGAAGAGACGGTGGCGGAAGAAGATGAAAATGGCCGCCCAGCCGTAAATCTCGCTGCGCGCCCTGGTCCCGTAAGCCGCCAGAGCGATGATGTGCTTGAGGCCCTTGCGCAACGTCGCAAGGCGCTTGACGCACGGGAGAACGAAGTTGCCATGCGTGAAAAGCTGCTGGCAGCAGCAGAAACGCGCATCGACGACAAGATCGTTGAGCTCAAGGAACTCAAAGCCAAGATTGATGAAGTCTTCAAGACCGAAGAATCCAAGGGCGATGCCAAGTTCAAGAGCCTTGTGAAGGTCTATGAGAACATGAAGCCCAAGGACGCGGCAGCTGTGTTTGAACAGCTGGACATGACGGTTCTGCTGGAGCTTCTGGATCGCATGAACGAGCGCAAACTGGCCGCCATTCTGGCCGCAATGGATCCCGCACGGGCCCAGGCTGTGACGGTTGAACTGGCGACGGAAAACGAAGATCGCCTGTCAGCGGTGCCGATGCCGTCAGCACCTGCACCCCTGGGGCTGGAAGAGCTGGAACCCATCCTGCCGGGAAATGCCGGGTAA
- a CDS encoding DUF6468 domain-containing protein — protein MSSFLVGLLIELVVGGLLVATIAYCFLLDRRLRALRDGEGDLKQVVVALDRATTRAQGAITDLRVSCDGLTRDMQRDLKKARGLADELALMVEAGDHIADRLGALSGTGGPKTAEANDTPKAKSPDVSNDTYAEPPVQDDPLAETGLAAALRQVR, from the coding sequence ATGAGTTCTTTTCTGGTTGGACTGTTGATTGAACTGGTTGTCGGCGGCTTGCTGGTGGCCACGATCGCCTACTGCTTCTTGCTGGATCGCCGCCTGCGCGCCTTGCGCGACGGGGAAGGCGACCTCAAGCAGGTTGTGGTGGCGCTTGATCGCGCCACGACCCGGGCGCAGGGCGCCATTACGGATTTGCGCGTGAGCTGTGACGGGCTCACACGGGACATGCAGCGTGACCTCAAAAAGGCACGTGGCCTGGCCGACGAGCTGGCTTTGATGGTGGAAGCAGGCGATCACATTGCGGATCGTCTTGGGGCGCTGTCAGGCACTGGCGGCCCTAAAACCGCTGAAGCGAATGATACGCCCAAAGCCAAATCGCCTGACGTTTCAAACGACACATACGCAGAACCGCCGGTTCAGGATGACCCGCTGGCCGAAACGGGGCTGGCTGCAGCCCTGCGCCAGGTTCGCTAG
- the fliM gene encoding flagellar motor switch protein FliM — translation MAMEDETDQDDMAAAWAAEAEADPSSDGEDGDADAMAAEWEASLSDDEEEEAAPGVSGAGERVLNQDEIDSLLGFELDEEGGGDRTGIRAIINSALVSYERLPMLEIVFDRLVRLMTTSLRNFTSDNVEVSLDNITSIRFGDYLNSIPLPAILAVFRAREWDNFGLFTVDSNLIYSIVDVLLGGRRGTAAMRIEGRPYTTIELNLVQRMVEVVLQDACAAFEPLSPVQFELDRLETNPRFAAIARPANAAILVKLRIDMEDRGGRIELMLPYATLEPIRELLLQMFMGEKFGRDSIWESHLATELWSTEVELDALLDEQVMSLRDVMNFEVGQTLMLNCTGESPVHLRSGGIPITTGSMGRVGNHVGVLVDKALKQTTHRAAALGLRGEAGE, via the coding sequence ATGGCTATGGAAGACGAGACAGACCAGGACGACATGGCAGCCGCGTGGGCCGCTGAAGCAGAAGCTGACCCCTCCAGCGACGGTGAGGATGGTGACGCAGATGCGATGGCAGCCGAGTGGGAAGCCAGCCTTTCTGATGATGAGGAAGAAGAAGCCGCGCCTGGTGTTTCGGGTGCCGGTGAACGTGTCCTCAATCAGGACGAAATCGACAGTCTGCTTGGCTTTGAGCTTGATGAAGAGGGTGGGGGAGATCGCACGGGTATCCGCGCGATCATCAACTCCGCGCTGGTGTCCTATGAACGCCTGCCGATGCTTGAAATCGTCTTTGACCGTCTCGTTCGGTTGATGACGACAAGCCTGCGCAACTTTACGTCTGACAATGTGGAAGTAAGCCTCGACAACATCACATCGATCCGGTTTGGCGACTATCTCAACTCCATTCCGCTGCCGGCCATCCTTGCGGTGTTCCGGGCGCGCGAATGGGACAATTTTGGTCTCTTCACGGTCGACTCCAATCTCATCTATTCAATCGTGGATGTGTTGCTGGGTGGGCGTCGCGGCACTGCTGCCATGCGTATTGAAGGTCGGCCCTACACGACGATTGAGCTCAATCTCGTCCAGCGCATGGTTGAAGTCGTGCTGCAGGATGCGTGCGCTGCCTTTGAACCTCTGTCGCCGGTTCAGTTCGAGCTGGACCGTCTTGAAACCAACCCGCGCTTTGCAGCGATTGCCCGTCCGGCCAATGCGGCCATTCTGGTGAAACTGCGCATCGACATGGAAGACCGTGGCGGACGCATCGAACTGATGCTGCCCTATGCCACCCTCGAGCCCATTCGCGAGCTGCTGCTGCAGATGTTCATGGGTGAAAAATTCGGCCGTGACTCCATCTGGGAAAGCCATTTGGCGACCGAGCTGTGGTCCACGGAAGTTGAACTTGATGCCCTGCTGGACGAACAGGTGATGTCACTTCGCGACGTCATGAATTTCGAAGTCGGGCAGACACTGATGCTCAACTGCACAGGCGAAAGTCCGGTGCATCTGCGCTCAGGCGGTATTCCCATCACCACAGGCAGCATGGGCCGTGTCGGCAACCATGTGGGCGTGCTGGTGGATAAGGCACTGAAACAGACGACACATCGCGCTGCCGCTCTTGGCCTGCGAGGGGAGGCGGGCGAATGA
- a CDS encoding flagellar basal body-associated FliL family protein — MSDATASADDIADIDDEEGEEASGKMSGKKLVLFIALPLLLIIGGLGGAFMMGVFGGGEEEQVEVGVDGKKVVDPSKIVFYELPELIINLQTDDPRGSFVKFKVTLELHDAAALPKIEPLMPRIIDNFQIYLRELRASDLEGSAGLFRLKEEILRRINMDVRPHEVADVLFTEMIIQ, encoded by the coding sequence ATGAGTGACGCCACGGCATCGGCCGACGACATTGCTGACATTGATGATGAAGAAGGCGAAGAAGCGTCCGGCAAGATGTCGGGCAAGAAGCTTGTCCTCTTTATTGCTCTGCCATTGCTGCTGATCATCGGTGGCCTCGGTGGCGCCTTCATGATGGGCGTCTTTGGCGGCGGCGAAGAAGAACAGGTGGAAGTTGGTGTGGACGGCAAGAAGGTCGTTGATCCTTCCAAGATCGTTTTCTACGAGCTTCCTGAACTCATCATCAATCTTCAGACAGATGATCCGCGCGGGTCTTTTGTGAAGTTCAAGGTGACCCTTGAGCTGCATGACGCCGCAGCGCTGCCGAAGATTGAGCCGCTGATGCCGCGCATCATCGACAATTTCCAGATTTACCTGCGTGAACTGCGGGCGTCTGACCTTGAAGGGTCAGCCGGGCTGTTTCGCCTCAAGGAAGAGATCCTCCGTCGCATCAATATGGACGTTCGCCCCCACGAAGTGGCGGACGTGCTTTTCACCGAAATGATTATCCAGTAG
- the flgF gene encoding flagellar basal-body rod protein FlgF, whose translation MEQAISIALSRQMTLRRAMDIVANNVANANTSAFKAESPIFSEFLMPGAKADDRTGLNNAGALSFVLDSGTKRDLSEGDIEVTGNTFDVAISGEGFFAVQTPDGERYTRSGHFGVDQNNQLVTQQGDPVLSAAGAPITINPDDGVIEIGRDGTIAAGETTIGRLGVVNVDNPAAMKKTGDNYLETDQAAVAIENPTVMQGFIESSNVKPVVEMTRMIEVMRAYTSTQKTINKMGELQQSAIRQLGREPR comes from the coding sequence ATGGAACAAGCAATTTCAATTGCACTGTCGCGTCAGATGACGCTGCGCCGCGCGATGGACATCGTTGCCAACAACGTTGCCAACGCGAACACGTCGGCCTTCAAGGCAGAGTCCCCCATCTTTTCAGAGTTTCTGATGCCCGGCGCCAAAGCCGATGATCGCACAGGCCTCAACAACGCAGGCGCCCTCTCCTTCGTCCTCGACAGCGGCACGAAGCGTGATCTGTCCGAAGGCGATATCGAAGTCACCGGCAACACGTTTGACGTAGCCATCAGCGGTGAAGGTTTCTTTGCCGTTCAGACACCAGACGGCGAGCGCTATACACGCAGCGGCCATTTCGGTGTCGATCAGAACAACCAGTTGGTCACCCAGCAAGGCGACCCGGTGCTGTCTGCTGCGGGCGCGCCCATCACCATCAACCCGGATGACGGCGTCATTGAAATCGGCCGCGACGGCACCATTGCTGCGGGTGAAACCACTATTGGCCGCCTCGGCGTCGTCAATGTGGACAATCCCGCCGCCATGAAGAAGACCGGCGACAACTACCTGGAAACCGACCAGGCCGCTGTTGCCATCGAGAACCCCACCGTGATGCAGGGCTTCATTGAAAGCTCAAACGTCAAACCAGTGGTGGAAATGACGCGGATGATTGAAGTCATGCGTGCCTACACCTCGACCCAGAAGACCATCAACAAGATGGGCGAACTCCAGCAGTCCGCCATTCGCCAGCTCGGCCGGGAGCCGCGCTAG
- the flgG gene encoding flagellar basal-body rod protein FlgG: MKSLSIAATGMLAQQLNVEVISNNIANMNTTGYKRQRAEFQDLIYQNLRRVGSTSSDAGTVVPTGIQLGVGVKAGAVYRISTQGNLTPTDNTYDLAIQGEGYFRVTLPSGEDAYTRAGAFQLNASGQIVTTDGYELSPSITVPQDVRDVSINSQGQIEAFLDGQTNSTVLGQLEVVRFFNKAGLEARGGSLFTETAASGAPAAATPGSVGYGTLLQGYLETSNVDSVGEITNLISAQRAYEMNAKVITSTDEMLSVASNLR; the protein is encoded by the coding sequence ATGAAGTCACTCAGTATCGCAGCCACCGGCATGCTCGCTCAGCAGCTCAATGTCGAAGTGATCTCGAACAACATCGCGAACATGAACACGACCGGCTACAAGCGCCAGCGTGCCGAGTTCCAGGACTTGATCTATCAGAACCTCCGCCGCGTGGGGTCCACGTCATCTGATGCTGGCACGGTCGTGCCCACAGGCATTCAGCTTGGTGTCGGCGTTAAGGCGGGTGCGGTTTATCGCATCTCAACGCAGGGCAACCTCACACCGACCGACAACACATACGATCTTGCCATTCAGGGTGAAGGCTACTTCCGCGTCACCCTGCCATCAGGCGAGGACGCCTACACCCGTGCCGGTGCTTTCCAGCTCAATGCATCCGGCCAGATCGTGACCACGGATGGGTACGAACTTTCTCCCTCCATCACTGTGCCGCAGGATGTGCGGGACGTTTCGATCAACAGTCAGGGCCAGATTGAAGCCTTCCTGGATGGCCAGACCAACTCCACGGTTCTGGGTCAACTTGAAGTGGTTCGCTTCTTCAACAAGGCAGGCCTGGAAGCACGCGGTGGCAGCCTGTTCACAGAAACAGCCGCCTCAGGCGCCCCTGCTGCTGCAACGCCGGGCTCTGTTGGCTACGGCACATTGCTGCAGGGATACCTGGAAACATCAAACGTGGATTCAGTTGGTGAAATCACCAACCTCATCAGCGCCCAGCGCGCTTATGAGATGAACGCCAAGGTCATCACCTCCACAGACGAGATGCTCTCCGTCGCATCCAACCTCCGCTAA
- the flgA gene encoding flagellar basal body P-ring formation chaperone FlgA — translation MSILRTFSLRAILATAVLATAGIAGHAEAAAPTEAVLRDKAIVSGDAVTLGDLFINAGKQASALVSRAPAPGERAAINAVHVTNAARAAGMLWPNNERYTHIIVNRDGTPVPAGMVLDAVANTIATAQDANTPFDVSYTVTLDADPRTLFVAKGKAPEVIVKDMSFDARSGLFSARITTPTRGAAVQRISGRAKQTREIPVAATGIARGEVLREDMLTMVDVEVSRIAPGTALSMEELVGMTPRTALRVGQPVRAKDMRLPVAVNKDARVTITYEMPGMVLTATGRALEDAPMGGIVRVINTRSHRTVHARVTGPGRVVIESGQPIQVAGRPIN, via the coding sequence ATGAGCATTCTTCGTACATTTTCACTGCGCGCGATCCTCGCCACCGCCGTGCTGGCAACCGCCGGCATTGCGGGCCACGCAGAGGCCGCCGCCCCCACCGAAGCCGTGCTGCGCGACAAGGCCATTGTGTCAGGTGATGCAGTGACACTCGGCGACCTGTTCATCAACGCAGGCAAACAGGCCTCAGCGCTTGTGTCCCGCGCACCAGCCCCAGGCGAACGCGCTGCCATCAATGCGGTGCACGTTACCAATGCCGCCCGCGCCGCCGGCATGCTGTGGCCAAACAACGAGCGCTACACACACATCATCGTCAATCGCGATGGCACACCGGTTCCGGCTGGCATGGTTTTGGATGCAGTTGCCAACACCATCGCCACCGCCCAGGACGCCAACACCCCCTTTGATGTGTCCTACACCGTGACCCTGGACGCAGACCCCCGCACGCTTTTCGTTGCCAAGGGCAAAGCGCCGGAAGTCATCGTTAAGGACATGTCCTTTGACGCACGCTCCGGCCTCTTCTCAGCGCGCATCACAACACCGACCCGTGGTGCAGCCGTTCAGCGCATTTCCGGACGCGCCAAGCAGACGCGCGAAATCCCTGTGGCCGCAACCGGCATTGCCCGTGGCGAAGTGCTGCGTGAAGACATGCTGACCATGGTCGATGTGGAAGTAAGCCGCATTGCACCGGGCACCGCTTTGAGCATGGAAGAACTGGTGGGCATGACACCGCGCACAGCATTGCGTGTTGGCCAGCCGGTTCGCGCCAAGGACATGCGCCTTCCCGTTGCCGTCAACAAGGATGCCCGGGTCACCATCACTTATGAGATGCCTGGCATGGTGCTGACCGCCACAGGCCGCGCCCTCGAAGATGCGCCCATGGGTGGCATCGTGCGGGTCATCAACACCCGCTCCCACCGCACCGTCCATGCCCGCGTGACCGGCCCTGGCCGCGTGGTGATCGAAAGTGGCCAGCCCATTCAGGTCGCCGGACGTCCCATCAACTAA
- the flgH gene encoding flagellar basal body L-ring protein FlgH, with protein MTITSKSVLRIAALSSLAMALTACNAADRLKNIGKVPDMAPIENPAHRAEVQTVSLPMPQAEDISYQPNSLWRAGARGFFKDQRASALGDILTVTIEITDKAEIENTTERSRANSEDAGLDNLFGYASNLDRLFPDEVDNANLVGADSTSSSRGAGSVDREETVNLTVAAIVTQILPNGNMVIQGKQEVRVNFEVRELLVAGVIRPEDISNQNTINHTQIAEARISYGGRGQITDVQQPRYGQQVFDVIMPF; from the coding sequence ATGACGATCACATCAAAATCAGTTCTGCGGATCGCAGCCCTTAGCAGCCTTGCAATGGCACTCACCGCCTGCAACGCAGCAGACCGCCTTAAGAACATCGGCAAGGTGCCGGACATGGCACCGATCGAGAACCCGGCCCACCGCGCGGAAGTACAGACGGTGTCTTTGCCCATGCCCCAGGCAGAAGATATCTCCTACCAGCCAAATTCGCTCTGGCGCGCCGGTGCCCGCGGCTTCTTCAAGGATCAGCGTGCATCTGCCCTCGGCGACATTCTGACGGTTACAATCGAGATCACCGACAAAGCAGAGATCGAAAACACAACAGAACGCTCCCGCGCCAACTCTGAAGATGCAGGCCTGGACAATCTGTTCGGTTATGCGTCCAACCTCGACCGTCTGTTCCCGGACGAAGTGGACAACGCCAATCTCGTCGGCGCTGATTCAACAAGCTCCAGCCGGGGTGCCGGGTCAGTTGACCGCGAAGAAACGGTCAATCTCACAGTTGCCGCCATCGTCACCCAGATCCTGCCGAACGGAAACATGGTCATCCAGGGCAAGCAGGAAGTCCGCGTGAACTTTGAAGTTCGCGAGCTGCTTGTCGCCGGCGTCATTCGCCCGGAAGACATTTCCAATCAGAACACCATCAACCACACCCAGATTGCTGAAGCCCGCATCTCCTATGGCGGCCGCGGTCAGATCACGGATGTGCAGCAGCCACGCTACGGCCAGCAAGTGTTCGACGTCATCATGCCGTTCTAG
- the dksA gene encoding RNA polymerase-binding protein DksA has translation MNDRQKEYFRRKLIDWKEDILRETRETITNLQEDTSHHPDLTDRASSETERSLELRARDRQRKLVNKINAAIKRIEEGTYGYCEETGEPIGLKRLEARPIATLSIEAQEAHERREKVYRDE, from the coding sequence ATGAATGATCGGCAGAAGGAATATTTCCGCCGCAAGTTGATCGACTGGAAGGAAGACATCCTCCGGGAGACACGCGAAACGATCACGAACCTTCAGGAAGATACGAGCCACCATCCAGACCTGACCGACCGTGCGTCGTCAGAGACGGAACGGTCGCTCGAACTGCGGGCCCGTGACCGGCAGCGCAAGCTGGTGAACAAGATCAATGCCGCGATCAAGCGCATTGAAGAGGGCACCTACGGATATTGCGAAGAGACCGGTGAGCCGATCGGGCTCAAGCGTCTGGAAGCGCGTCCAATTGCGACGCTCTCCATTGAGGCACAAGAAGCGCATGAGCGGCGCGAGAAAGTCTATCGCGACGAATAG